In one Candidatus Delongbacteria bacterium genomic region, the following are encoded:
- a CDS encoding PD40 domain-containing protein, with product MKIILSILVAVTLLFSFGKNKVQYHDFDWKYLESSHFRVFYYPENSELATTCLEYAEEAYSSIKTSFIYDIRDRIDIVLYASHNHFEETNISGSAPEESVGGFTEFFKNRVVIPYDGNWESFRHVIHHELTHAIQNKYFFNGGFQSIAAGISKMNLPLWFIEGLAEYESRNGWDRESDMYIRDAIYSNYLPSVNYLNNYMTYKGGQSLLFFISQKYGKSKIGDIIRKMSVLKSTETAFKEAIGLEFNELSEEWHRWLLDNYWPTLAKSQRPDEIAKQITDHKKYENFINNSPTLSPDGLKLAFLSNKSDYFDIYLMRTYDGKIIKKIVSGQSSGDFEEFHWLRPGICWSPDSKKIAFASKSAEQDALNIFDAETGDDIAHLKFDLDGLYSPDWSSNGYEICFAGQKNGVSNLYMYNIDTEVLTKLTNDIYSVSYPKFSPDGSKILFSSDRSGDMNIKTIDYDVDLTKIDINRSDIYCIDKDGKNIIRLTSTEDSQENYPFWISEEKIGYISNASGINNIYLHDLGNNNSYAVTNLVSGCIQSSYSSNTIVFTTLFQGGYDVYLLNDVENLKEVKAVDTNWYFVSKELPEETEVYSANAFDDQPSKITFSRDLVNKSSKTTMKEEPGSGDYKVEFSPDIITANAGFASGYGFGGQIYAQLSDKLAKHQFNILTELSSDIANSQFDFFYNYMPLRLDLGAGISHNVNYFFIDENNDDEVQDEEISKDRIFDFYFASRYGLNRYQRLDGFFSLRHIITEDLNSNDEFEYVVSNTVPLLNFGYSYDNTIWGIVGPENGTRMRLDFTYCPDSRFLTSDSENFNFQSFTFDLRKYIRIQGDYQFAVRATGGLTWGANPPSFYLGGISSWLNWDVKSRNDIGNITTRYFSSNEYPVRGKRYYEQKGNRFALVNTEFRFPLINYINLGIPPVTLGYIRGVFFSDFGSAWNDDKFRGYGFSDGRTGLNDLMHTIGIGSRVNLGIFILRYDIAWDMKWADAEDGGASDSKPKHIFSFGANF from the coding sequence ATGAAAATAATCTTATCAATACTTGTGGCGGTAACCCTGCTTTTTTCTTTTGGCAAAAACAAAGTTCAATATCATGATTTTGATTGGAAATATTTAGAATCATCCCATTTTAGGGTGTTTTACTATCCTGAAAACTCTGAGCTAGCAACAACATGTTTGGAATATGCTGAAGAAGCCTACTCAAGTATAAAAACCAGTTTTATTTATGATATACGTGATAGGATCGATATTGTGCTATATGCTTCACATAATCATTTTGAAGAAACTAATATTAGTGGATCAGCACCTGAGGAGTCGGTGGGGGGATTTACCGAATTTTTTAAAAATCGAGTAGTGATACCTTACGATGGTAATTGGGAATCTTTTAGACATGTTATACACCATGAGCTTACTCATGCAATTCAAAATAAGTATTTTTTTAACGGTGGATTTCAATCCATTGCAGCTGGTATATCTAAAATGAATCTTCCTCTATGGTTTATTGAAGGTCTTGCAGAATATGAGTCCAGAAATGGTTGGGATAGGGAATCTGACATGTATATAAGAGATGCAATATACAGTAATTATCTACCTTCAGTTAATTATCTAAACAATTATATGACTTATAAAGGTGGACAATCATTGTTGTTTTTTATATCACAAAAGTATGGAAAGTCTAAAATTGGTGATATTATCAGGAAAATGTCTGTATTAAAATCGACTGAGACAGCCTTTAAAGAAGCAATTGGATTGGAGTTTAACGAACTATCTGAAGAATGGCACAGATGGCTCTTGGATAATTATTGGCCAACTTTAGCAAAATCTCAAAGACCCGATGAAATTGCAAAACAGATTACAGATCATAAAAAATATGAAAATTTCATAAACAACTCCCCAACTCTAAGTCCTGATGGTTTGAAACTAGCTTTTTTGAGTAATAAGTCCGATTATTTCGATATATATTTGATGAGGACATACGATGGGAAAATTATTAAAAAAATTGTATCTGGACAGTCTTCAGGTGATTTTGAAGAGTTTCATTGGTTAAGACCCGGAATCTGCTGGTCACCAGATAGTAAAAAAATAGCTTTTGCATCAAAAAGTGCAGAACAGGATGCCTTAAATATTTTTGATGCTGAAACTGGTGATGATATTGCACACTTAAAATTTGATCTCGATGGATTGTATTCACCTGATTGGTCATCAAATGGTTATGAGATTTGTTTTGCTGGTCAAAAAAATGGTGTTTCCAATCTTTATATGTACAATATTGATACTGAAGTTCTTACTAAGCTTACAAACGATATTTATTCAGTAAGTTATCCAAAATTTTCACCAGATGGTTCCAAAATACTTTTTTCTTCTGACAGATCTGGTGATATGAATATTAAAACTATTGATTACGATGTTGATTTAACCAAAATAGATATAAATAGGTCTGATATATATTGCATAGATAAAGATGGGAAAAATATTATCAGACTTACATCTACTGAAGATTCTCAGGAGAACTACCCTTTCTGGATTAGTGAAGAAAAAATTGGATACATTTCAAATGCTTCTGGAATCAACAATATTTATTTGCATGATTTGGGAAACAATAATAGTTATGCAGTAACCAATTTAGTTTCAGGATGTATTCAAAGTTCATACAGTTCCAATACAATTGTTTTTACGACCCTTTTTCAAGGTGGCTATGATGTCTATTTATTAAATGATGTTGAAAATCTAAAGGAAGTAAAGGCGGTTGATACAAATTGGTACTTTGTGTCAAAAGAGTTACCTGAAGAAACAGAAGTTTATAGTGCAAATGCTTTCGATGATCAACCTTCAAAAATTACTTTTTCAAGGGATCTTGTAAACAAATCTTCTAAAACTACGATGAAAGAAGAGCCCGGTTCTGGCGATTATAAAGTTGAATTTTCACCAGATATAATAACTGCAAACGCTGGATTTGCTTCTGGTTACGGTTTTGGAGGACAGATTTATGCCCAGCTTTCAGACAAATTAGCAAAACATCAATTCAATATTCTAACTGAGTTGTCATCTGATATCGCAAACTCACAATTTGATTTTTTCTATAATTACATGCCCTTAAGGCTCGATCTGGGTGCTGGTATATCTCATAATGTGAATTATTTTTTCATTGATGAAAATAATGATGATGAGGTTCAGGATGAAGAAATTAGCAAAGACAGAATTTTTGATTTTTATTTTGCTTCAAGATATGGATTGAACAGATATCAGCGTCTTGATGGTTTCTTCTCCTTAAGACATATAATTACTGAAGACCTTAATTCGAATGATGAATTTGAATACGTTGTCAGCAACACTGTTCCATTATTAAATTTTGGTTATAGCTATGATAATACCATTTGGGGAATAGTTGGTCCTGAGAATGGCACAAGAATGAGATTAGATTTTACCTATTGTCCAGACTCCAGATTTTTAACTTCTGATAGTGAAAATTTTAATTTTCAATCTTTCACTTTTGATTTGAGAAAATATATTCGTATACAGGGTGATTATCAATTTGCTGTAAGAGCTACAGGAGGCCTTACATGGGGAGCTAACCCTCCTTCATTTTATCTTGGAGGAATAAGCAGCTGGTTAAATTGGGATGTGAAATCAAGAAATGATATTGGAAACATAACAACACGCTATTTTTCTTCAAATGAATATCCTGTACGAGGGAAAAGATATTATGAACAAAAAGGTAATAGATTTGCATTGGTTAATACAGAATTCAGATTTCCTCTTATAAATTATATCAATCTTGGTATTCCGCCAGTTACTTTAGGATATATTCGAGGCGTATTCTTTTCTGATTTTGGTTCTGCGTGGAATGATGATAAATTTAGAGGTTATGGTTTTTCTGATGGCAGAACAGGTTTAAACGATCTAATGCATACTATTGGAATAGGGTCTAGAGTAAACCTTGGAATATTTATATTGAGATATGATATAGCGTGGGATATGAAATGGGCAGACGCCGAAGATGGAGGTGCTTCAGACAGTAAGCCGAAGCACATATTCAGCTTTGGAGCTAATTTCTAA
- a CDS encoding HAMP domain-containing protein: MFKNQKIYIKIGIGFGVVLLFLILVSFLAYTGIDDSDGGFQDYIKVNVDNNLISLINSDLTYSKVSAKKYLTTKSTEDINHFNARLKSIKENLNQINLRINDSSKKVLISKIEQAVKSFENEFASVVAVTTNEDKIFEEVLNIDGPKTTAIIESLLNDLIDRNKSELSSNVALMQEHFLLARISVLKFINSGNSDFSEAALDDIEIEVYSYIDRIERKLKGENSEQMEQIKFLLNRYTESFKEMSIFTTQRFEKVNNLDILGDEVEKSAKTLNDMITKEEEVLGKSVTENNQTTKNFVLWFSVIAFIIAVIFALIIVRAITKPLNYLVLMGKNVSEGNFSEDYDLNQKDEVGEVYQALLSIVNILKSFNIEFNILTDSVKNDNYKIRLDESNFAGGFKDILKASNSLMTILEEKIMFQISVQEKDKKVNSYQKDEVSKLKSILVKMSQGDLTGKYDVGEYDKDTMEAYNTFSEISSLVNSTISSLNEVLIQVRTASTQVQSASEQVSGASQSLSSGTTEQASSLEQISSTMQEIASQTRLNADNAGQANNLSIAAKDEAENGNKEMKNLIEAMKDINKSSRDISKIIKVIDEIAFQTNLLALNAAVEAARAGKHGKGFAVVAEEVRNLAARSAKAAKETSELIENSIKKVKQGTELVDKTGDALEKIVNGATKVRDLVAEITIASKEQTTGVLQANSALDQVSNVTQQNAANSEETAAAAEEMSSQATELENLLNKFTLSGGSAFKPNRSLPSNPNSKSNFKAIDQERRIKKIASSKSEHKLTPEDIISLDDDEFGKY; this comes from the coding sequence ATGTTCAAAAATCAAAAAATTTATATCAAAATCGGAATTGGATTTGGGGTAGTTCTTTTGTTCTTGATACTCGTGAGTTTTTTAGCTTACACTGGGATTGATGATTCTGATGGTGGTTTTCAAGACTATATAAAGGTAAATGTAGATAATAATCTTATAAGTTTGATTAATTCAGATTTAACGTATTCTAAGGTTAGCGCTAAAAAATATTTAACAACAAAGAGTACAGAAGACATAAATCACTTCAACGCTCGGTTGAAATCAATAAAAGAGAATCTAAATCAGATAAACTTAAGAATTAACGATTCAAGCAAAAAAGTACTTATTTCAAAAATTGAACAGGCTGTAAAAAGTTTTGAGAATGAATTTGCTTCTGTGGTGGCAGTAACAACTAATGAAGATAAGATTTTTGAAGAAGTTTTAAACATTGATGGTCCGAAAACTACGGCAATAATTGAGTCTTTACTTAATGATTTGATAGATAGAAATAAGTCTGAATTGTCATCGAATGTAGCATTAATGCAGGAGCATTTTCTACTAGCAAGGATAAGCGTTTTAAAATTTATAAATTCTGGAAATAGCGATTTTAGTGAAGCAGCTCTTGATGATATTGAAATAGAGGTTTACAGCTATATCGATAGAATCGAAAGAAAATTAAAAGGTGAAAATAGTGAGCAGATGGAACAAATTAAGTTTCTATTAAATCGCTATACTGAGTCATTTAAAGAGATGTCAATATTTACTACACAAAGATTTGAAAAAGTAAATAATCTAGATATTTTAGGAGATGAAGTCGAAAAGTCTGCTAAAACATTAAATGATATGATAACAAAAGAAGAAGAAGTACTGGGAAAAAGTGTAACCGAAAATAATCAAACTACTAAAAACTTTGTATTATGGTTCTCTGTTATAGCCTTTATCATAGCCGTTATTTTTGCGTTAATTATTGTAAGGGCTATTACCAAACCTCTAAATTATCTTGTTTTGATGGGTAAAAATGTATCGGAGGGTAATTTTTCTGAAGATTACGATTTAAATCAAAAAGATGAAGTTGGCGAGGTTTATCAAGCCCTCTTGAGTATAGTAAATATTCTAAAATCTTTCAATATCGAGTTTAATATCTTGACCGATTCAGTGAAAAACGACAACTATAAAATTAGACTCGATGAATCAAATTTTGCAGGAGGCTTTAAAGATATTTTGAAAGCATCAAACTCTTTGATGACGATTTTAGAAGAAAAGATAATGTTTCAAATTTCAGTTCAAGAAAAAGATAAAAAGGTTAATTCTTACCAAAAAGATGAAGTTAGTAAATTAAAGAGTATTTTAGTCAAAATGTCTCAGGGAGATCTTACTGGTAAATATGATGTCGGAGAATATGATAAAGATACAATGGAAGCATACAATACGTTTAGTGAAATAAGCTCACTTGTGAATTCTACTATATCATCTTTAAACGAAGTGTTGATTCAGGTTAGAACTGCTTCTACACAGGTCCAAAGTGCTTCAGAGCAAGTTTCTGGAGCATCCCAAAGTCTGTCTTCAGGAACGACTGAGCAGGCTTCATCTCTTGAACAGATAAGTTCTACTATGCAAGAAATTGCTTCCCAAACAAGACTAAATGCTGATAATGCTGGTCAGGCAAATAACCTTTCTATCGCAGCGAAGGATGAGGCTGAGAATGGAAACAAAGAGATGAAAAATCTGATCGAAGCCATGAAGGATATCAATAAATCAAGTAGAGATATTTCAAAAATAATTAAAGTTATAGATGAAATAGCTTTCCAAACGAATCTTTTAGCATTAAATGCCGCTGTCGAAGCCGCAAGAGCTGGGAAACACGGTAAAGGTTTCGCAGTAGTTGCCGAAGAAGTAAGAAATTTGGCAGCCAGATCTGCAAAAGCAGCAAAAGAAACATCAGAATTGATAGAAAATTCCATAAAAAAGGTGAAACAGGGAACAGAGCTAGTTGATAAAACAGGTGATGCATTGGAAAAAATTGTAAATGGAGCAACAAAAGTCAGAGATCTAGTAGCTGAGATAACAATTGCATCAAAAGAGCAAACCACAGGAGTTCTTCAGGCAAATTCAGCATTAGATCAAGTCAGTAATGTAACTCAACAAAATGCAGCAAACTCAGAAGAAACTGCAGCAGCAGCAGAAGAGATGTCATCGCAGGCTACGGAACTTGAAAATTTGTTAAACAAGTTTACACTGAGCGGAGGATCAGCTTTCAAACCTAATAGATCTCTTCCAAGCAATCCTAATTCTAAATCTAATTTTAAAGCTATTGATCAGGAAAGAAGAATAAAAAAAATAGCATCAAGTAAAAGTGAGCACAAGTTAACTCCTGAAGATATTATTAGTTTAGATGATGATGAGTTCGGTAAGTACTAA
- a CDS encoding purine-binding chemotaxis protein CheW, translated as MSDLFRSEFDSFDDYDDEEDEIIQNRYLTFKVGEEEYGIDIHYVLEIVGLIKITPLPETENYIKGVVNLRGQVIPVIDMRLRFSLPQKDYDMTTCIIVVNLNEKYEGLIVDNVSEVMEIPEENITRPEKIKRKTDGKYVSGLGKVGQDVKILLDLEKLLTDDIDVSLVID; from the coding sequence ATGAGTGATCTTTTTAGAAGTGAATTTGATAGTTTTGATGACTATGATGATGAAGAGGATGAGATAATTCAAAACAGATATCTAACTTTCAAAGTTGGAGAAGAAGAGTATGGAATTGATATACATTATGTTTTGGAGATTGTAGGTCTTATTAAAATCACACCACTACCAGAAACAGAAAATTATATAAAGGGTGTTGTAAACTTACGAGGCCAAGTAATACCAGTAATTGATATGAGACTAAGGTTTTCTCTACCTCAAAAAGATTATGATATGACAACGTGTATAATTGTAGTCAATCTGAATGAGAAATATGAAGGTTTGATTGTTGATAATGTAAGTGAAGTAATGGAGATACCTGAGGAAAATATCACAAGACCAGAAAAAATAAAAAGAAAAACTGACGGAAAATATGTTTCAGGTTTAGGAAAAGTAGGACAAGATGTAAAAATACTATTAGATCTTGAAAAACTTCTCACTGATGATATTGATGTTTCACTTGTAATTGATTAG